A single region of the Mercenaria mercenaria strain notata chromosome 6, MADL_Memer_1, whole genome shotgun sequence genome encodes:
- the LOC123549675 gene encoding uncharacterized protein LOC123549675, whose protein sequence is MSSSVSTNVYECPSWEVYPRIYYFYRRYTDLLTRYKRVTGLLPKCLHDDRIVSQLDKIRDYFDSGVRLNVIGKEVGLKDLVFSIPDKSVSRGSPRVVVFICHTDIRTLDLEGLEDINALLHTLTEDFPADSRKENVIYISCGIEKSFSDKEIEDFKSVVTDIAKRLAIRHENILIGPEKSCLKTKISDELEKIIMAGFQKISAYLQSFDLDDKESSSEKDNILETDVVVNAIRDFLRNPYTNSEINFMIHEEKDGERFLEEVIKHLCRAIKSAAVNQLAKKHKLRPGICNAFLHEIQFEEALSLSVSKSTRHHLRKLNDTNKRYSFDFLLYPLQSDMKPVFEMTDGKLSAMRRLSMTIRRLIFEINGYLKQSTVISENQIDSEDVPVKVPENLRRDILKIKGVYGLGTVYGNLEIHLDEKEKEAIVDTEKTSNANTLCDGAKRTNVSDQHSEEMEIEADDSENQQKDRIQENDITDVKSKIAVQLRNHNFHFPYSIRYIRSKAKEMNGSFEPGDTLHCQTKQRGTFTKGTLGTFLNSTDGTLYGLTCAHVVDGTVRVFVQKGGYNPLSISQHVVKSGHDECRLIDIAALKVIHTLQESSKSSLENNVWRVTKANLEQNSPVNLVGRYVHKFGAETGLTQGIIMTVDYSKYGPKAEDYIVIIDPLAANNLKDLEDMVGSFCESLLVSLPQDGTRQQNEDSDANMEAPVVPSNETSEEGAEAEAEACASDKKVECIKSRKRKFENEDTATQLESTLNAEASCAHINNENQGIADADKVMVAGNRILCSRNTNTDVDTTSDIYMRCPQDTQECTNVKLYVRYMNESDLDQYRNDAVNVFAKAGDSGSAICTQNLSPQSPTYSAIAMLSAGDLDIEGHSGKKALSFMFKDGLKKLHEHCQIEF, encoded by the exons ATGAGTTCGAGTGTTTCGACAAATGTGTACGAGTGTCCCTCCTGGGAAGTGTATCCTAGGATATATTATTTCTACAGACGATACACAGATCTTTTGACGAGATACAAAAGAGTGACAG GGTTGCTTCCAAAATGTTTACATGACGACAGGATAGTCTCTCAACTTGACAAAATACGAGATTATTTCGACAGCGGTGTTAGGTTGAACGTGATTGGAAAAGAAGTGGGTTTAAAAGATTTAGTGTTCTCTATACCAGACAAAAGTGTTTCAAGGGGATCTCCCAGGGTTGTAGTCTTCATATGTCATACTGACATTCGAACCCTTGATCTCGAAGGACTTGAG GACATAAATGCTTTGCTTCACACACTGACCGAAGACTTTCCAGCTGACTCAAGAAAGgaaaatgtcatatatatatcGTGTGGAATCGAAAAAAGTTTTAGTGACAAAGAGATTGAAGATTTCAAGTCAGTCGTTACAGATATTGCTAAACGGTTGGCGATACGGCATGAGAATATCTTGATTGGACCTGAAAAAAGCTGTCTAAAGACAAAGATATCAGACgaacttgaaaaaataatcatGGCAGGATTTCAGAAAATCAGTGCGTACCTACAGTCCTTTGATCTGGATGACAAAGAAAGCTCGTCTGAGAAAGATAACATTTTAGAGACCGACGTGGTTGTAAACGCGATCCGTGACTTTTTACGGAATCCTTATACAAACAGTGAAATCAACTTCATGATACATGAAGAGAAAGACGGTGAAAGATTTCTCGAGGAAGTCATTAAACATTTGTGTCGTGCCATTAAAAGTGCAGCTGTTAATCAATTAGCAAAGAAACACAAACTTCGACCGGGGATATGTAATGCATTTTTGCATGAAATACAATTCGAGGAGGCTTTAAGTTTATCGGTGTCGAAAAGCACACGCCATCACTTACGCAAACTAAATGATACCAACAAACGCTACTCATTCGACTTCCTGCTATATCCGCTTCAGTCGGATATGAAACCGGTTTTCGAAATGACAGACGGGAAACTTTCGGCTATGAGACGTCTTTCAATGACGATACGGCGACTGATTTTCGAGATAAATGGTTATTTGAAACAGTCTACTGTAATTTCAGAAAACCAGATAGACAGTGAGGACGTGCCAGTAAAAGTCCCAGAAAATCTGCGACGGGATATTTTAAA GATCAAAGGAGTGTATGGCCTTGGAACAGTTTATGGAAATCTTGAGATACACCTCGATGAAAAGGAGAAAGAAGCAATCGTAGATACAGAGAAGACCAGTAACGCAAACACTCTGTGTGATGGTGCGAAACGGACAAATGTATCAGACCAGCACTCGGAGGAAATGGAAATCGAAGCGGACGACTCAGAAAACCAACAAAAAGATCGAATTCAAGAAAATGATATCACAGATGTGAAATCTAAAATAGCAGTACAACTTCGGAACCACAACTTCCATTTTCCTTACAGTATAAGGTATATCCGAAGCAAAGCGAAGGAAATGAATGGCTCATTTGAACCCGGTGATACCTTGCACTGTCAGACTAAACAAAGAGGAACATTTACCAAGGGAACGTTGGGTACATTTTTGAATTCAACGGATGGAACACTTTATGGATTAACTTGTGCGCATGTTGTAGATGGTACTGTGAGAGTATTTGTACAAAAAGGAGGATACAATCCGTTAAGTATTTCTCAACATGTTGTCAAATCCGGTCACGACGAATGTCGACTTATTGATATAGCTGCCTTAAAAGTGATCCATACCTTGCAAGAAAGCAGTAAGAGTTCCTTAGAAAATAATGTTTGGCGCGTGACAAAAGCTAATCTAGAGCAGAATTCTCCAGTAAACTTAGTTGGCCGTTATGTCCATAAGTTTGGTGCAGAAACTGGTTTGACACAAGGAATAATAATGACTGTTGACTACAGTAAATATGGTCCAAAGGCTGAAGATTACATAGTGATCATAGACCCATTAGCAGCTAATAACTTGAAGGATCTAGAGGACATGGTCGGTTCATTTTGCGAATCCTTGTTAGTGTCTTTACCTCAGGATGGAACCAGACAACAGAATGAAGACAGTGATGCAAACATGGAAGCACCTGTAGTACCTTCCAATGAAACAAGTGAAGAAGGAGCTGAAGCTGAAGCTGAAGCTTGTGCGTCCGATAAAAAAGTAGAGTGTATAAagtcaagaaaaagaaaattcgAAAACGAAGATACTGCAACACAATTAGAAAGTACGCTCAATGCTGAAGCTTCATGTGCTCATATTAACAATGAAAATCAAGGTATTGCAGATGCAGATAAAGTTATGGTTGCTGGCAACAGGATCTTGTGTTCTAGGAATACAAATACGGATGTTGATACTACTTCTGATATATACATGAGGTGTCCACAAGATACACAGGAATGCACGAATGTTAAGTTGTATGTCAGATACATGAATGAATCTGATTTAGATCAATACAGAAACGATGCAGTTAATGTCTTTGCTAAAGCGGGCGATAGTGGGTCAGCTATTTGTACACAAAATCTCTCTCCTCAAAGCCCGACATACTCAGCTATAGCGATGCTTTCGGCCGGTgatttggatattgaaggacactCTGGCAAAAAAGCATTATCTTTTATGTTTAAAGATGGACTGAAAAAATTGCATGAACACTGCCAAATAGAATTTTGA